CGGCGGTGTGGAGGCTGGTTCGCGGGGGCCGCTCCCTCGGGATGACAACGCGCGGTTCTTCGGCTCGCGCTGCGGGGATGGACGCCAAAAGCCCCGGCGCGCATTCGCACGCCGGGGCTGAATCATCTCATCGAACCGCGCTCACTTTCGCACTTTCGCACTTTCGCACTTTCGCACTTTCGCACTTTCGCACTCACGCACTCACGCACTCACGCACTTCCCCCTCACACCCACTGCTTCCTCCGGAAATACCCGAACAGCAGCGCTCCCACGGCGAACATCAGCCCGAGTGCCCAGGCGTAGCCCCAGGGCCAGTGAAGCTCCGGCATGTGCTCGAAGTTCATCCCGTAGATGCCGGCGATCCACGCCATCGCCATCAGGATGATGGACCAGGCCGCCATCACCCGCATCGTTTCGTTCAGCTGGTTGGAGGCGAGCGAAAGCTGGCCCTCCATGGCGCCCGTCAGCAGGTCGCGCAGCGTATCGATCTCCTCGGCCACGCGGATGGCGTGGTCGTGCACGTCCTGGAAGTACGGCAGCATCTCCGGCTCCAGGAACGGAATGTCGCGCTTCAGGAGCGACCCGATCAGTTCGCGCTCCGGCCCCACCATCCGACGGAACAGCACCAGTTCGCGGCGCATGGAAAGCATCTGCTGCAGCGCCTCGTGCCGGGTCTTGCCATCCGTCCCTTCCTCCAGCCGCCCCACGCGCTCCGAAAAGTGGTCCAGCACGGGAAAGTAGCCATCCACCACCATGTCCAGGACGGCGTGCGCCAGCGTACCCGCGCTCCGGTAGCGGGCCGGCACCGCGCGCCAGCGGGCCAGCACCTCCTTCAACTCCTCGATCTTGTGGTCGTGTACCGTGATGACGTAGTTGTCGCCGATGAAGGCGTGCAGCTCGTTGAGCGCCATCCGGTCGCGCTCGCGGTTGATGCGCGCCGAATACACCACCAGGAAGTAGTACCCGGGATACCGGTCGATCTTGGGGCGCTGCCGGCCGCGGACGGTGTCTTCGACGGCCAGCGGGTGAAATCCCAGCTGGTGCCGCAGGAACTCGCCTTCGGTGCCGCCGGGGGCCGCGATGTCGATCCACAGCAGCGGCGGGTCTTCGGGCAGCTTGCCCTGGCGCCCGCGCTTGATGGCCGCTACGGCGTCGGTGAGGGCGATGGCGTGCACGCCGGTGACGGTTTCCGCGTACGCGCTGATGCGCGCCCGCGGCTCGATGGCCGTGGGGTCCTCGTACTCCGGGCTGAGGATGCTCTCGCTATCGAGCTGCGCGCCTGCGGTCATATCCGGGGACGGTGTCGGTGAGGGCGGCCGTCAGCAGCTCGAAGGCGCCGACCGCCACGTGCGGCATCCACACCCTCTCGTCGAACCCCAGCACCCAAGGCGACACCATCAGCAGAACGGCGCCCAGCGCGTCCATCCACAGGTGGGCGGGCATCGGCAGCTTGCGGACGACGCCCAGCTCGTAGTCGGTGAGCAGGCTGTACAGGACGACGCCCGCGCCCAGGGCCACGGGCGCCCAGGTTTCGGGGCCGCCCTCCGCAAAGCCCAGCAGCCAGGGCAGGCCCATCAGCAGCGCGCCGAGGGCGTAGTCGAGCATGCCGTGAACACGGGTGGGAATTCGCATGGCCTCGCCGGTGTGTGGTGCGTCGCTCGGTTGAACTGCGCGCGGGGCGTGCAAGCCGCGCGCCCTGTTCCGCGGATCAAGCTGTGTACAACCTTATGGCCAGGACTCAAGGACGGGCTCGGCGGGGGCGGCGAGGCCCGCGTCCGGGTGCAGCCAGGCGGCCAGCGCCTCCGTGCCTTCCACCACGCGCGGGCCCGAGCGGCTGAAGTACGCGCTGTGTCCGATGGCGGCCCTCCCCGCCCCGACGGCGCCCGGTGCGATGCGCGCCAGTGCGTCGCGTGCGCGGTCGGCGTCGGCGCGCGAGGCCTGCAGGTCGTAGCCGCAGGGGAGCAGCAGGAGCCGGTCGGGATCCAGCCCCTCGGTCTGCTCCCACGGGATCTGCACCGAGCGTGCGCCGGCGGCGCCCAGCAGGTTGTCGCCGCCGGCCATCGTCACCATCTCCGGAATCCAGTGCCCCGGGGCGAACGGCGGATCCAGCCACTCCAGCGCCAGCACCCGGGGACGCGGCCGGCCAGCGACGGCTTCCTCCACGCGCCGCAGCCGTCCGCGCAGGCGCGCCACCGCCTGCCCGCCGCGTTCGGGCTGGCCGACGGCATCCGCCACCTGCTGCATCGTGTGGAAGATCCCCTCCACGGTGTGCGCGTCGAGCGACACCACGCGGGGGGAGAACGGGAGCGCGGCGACGGCGTCGTTGACCGAGCCGGTGGGCACGGCGCACACCTCGCACACGGCCTGGGTGAGGATTACGTCGGGGCGGGCGTCGCGCAGGGCGGCGACGTCGATCTCGTAGACGCTGCCGAATTCCAGCATGCAGCGGCGCACCTCGGCATCGATCTCGCCGCTGGTAAGGCCGGCGGGATCGAAGCGCGAGCGGCTGAGCCGCGGCAGGTGCAGCGCCTGGGGCGGCCAGTCGCACTCGTGCGAGATGGCGACGAGGTGCTCCTGCAGGCCCAGGGCGTAGACGATTTCGGTGGCGCTGGAAAGCAGCGAGGCGATGCGCATGATTGGAAACCTAAGCCGTCCCCCGCCGCTGGCAACCGCGGCGCCCGGCGACTTGCCCGCGCGCGTGCGGAGCGCCTAGCTTACGCCGCTGACCCGTCCACCCGCCCGACCATCCCGAAGGCCCCCGATGCAGATCATCCGCGAGCCCCGCGTTACGCTGATCACGCGCCAGGAGTTCATCTATCCCGAGCACATCGACTGGCGGAGCGACAGCGAGATCGCGGGCGAAGTCGTGTCCGAGTTCGCGGGCCGGATGTGCTATCTCTCGTTCGGGGAGGACGTTGGACTCGAGGGTGGGCACAAGAGCATCCCGGGCCGGACATCGAACGAAGCGTATCTCGGCAACATCCTTCACGTGAAGCACGGGAGCGTCCTGGAGCATGCCGTGTGGACCTTGTTGATCGAGGGGGTCAGCCGCTCACTGACGCACGAGCTTATCCGCCACCGCGCGGGCTTCGGGTTTTCTCAGTTGTCGCAACGGTACGTCGACGAATCGAACATCGGGTTCGTCCTGCCGCCGGAGATCTCGGACGGATCGCGAGCCTACGAAATCTGGGTGGCCGCTTGCGAGCAGACGCTGGAAGGATACCGGGCGCTGCTGGACGAGATGTCGAACCAGGTGGGTGACGATGGGCCCGCCACGATGAGAAAGAAGCGCGCCCGGCAAGCGGCACGCGCGGTCCTCCCCAACTGTGCCGAAACCAAGATTGTCGTCACCGGCAACGCGCGGGCGTGGCGCCACTTCATGGAGATGCGCGGGAGCGGCTCCGCCGACGTCGAGATCCGGCGGCTCGCGAACGCGGTGCTCCGCACGATGCATCGGGAGGCCGCTCACATCTTCGGCGACATGCACCTCCTTCCGCACAGCGATGGGACGGAAACGGTCGAGACGCCGCACAGCAAGGTTTGACGCGGGTATCACCACTTTCACTCGGGCGCAGCGCATCCACAGGAGGTCCCCTGAAGCGAAGCGTGCAACTGACAGCGGTGATCGAGCGCGAAGGTGACGGGTTCGTCAGCCTCTGCCCGGAACTGGACATCGCGAGCCAGGGCGACACGGTCGAGGAGGCTCACGGTAATCTCCGCGAGGCTGTCGAGTTGTTTCTGGAATGCGCGAACTCGACGGAGATAGCCCGACGCCTGTCCGCGCCACGCGCAGCACGGTAGCCGCTTTCCACCCGCAATCGAGCAGGTTCACCCGCTCCACTCTTCCCCCTCCCCGCCGCTCCGATGTAACTTGCAGCGTATTCCGGCCTTACACGCTGCATTTTCAGGCTGTCGCAAAGCATGCCCATTTCCCAGCACCACGCTCGCAACGTCACCGACCGGCTCGTCCGCGGGCGCCCCGTGGACGAGGTCGTCGGCCTGCTGACGGATACGTCCGAGGAAGAGCGCCCCGTTCCGCCCCGCGTCCCCGGCCTGCGCGAGTGGAGCGCGGACGCGCACGCCCGGCGCGTGGAGTTCGTCGAGGGGCTGGGGGTAGAGATCCCGCACCTGACGGGAACTGCGCCGCGCGGGGACGCGTCGGTCATGCGCGGCAGCATCGAGAACTACATCGGCATGGCGCAGGTGCCGGTGGGGCTGGTGGGGCCGCTGCGCGTCAACGGCATGCACGCGCGCGGCGACTTCTACGTGCCCCTGGCCACCTCCGAGGGCGCGCTGGTGGCCAGCCACGACCGCGGCGCGCACCTGCTGACCGCCGCGGGCGGCGCCGTGTGCCTGACCACCACCGAGCAGGTGCAGCGCGCACCGGCCTTCGTCTTCGAGCGGATGGGCCAGGCGGCGCACTTCGCGGCGTGGGTGGTCGGCGAGTACGAGGCGCTGAAGGCGGCCGTGTCGCGCACCACCCGCCACGGACGGCTCACTGACGTGGGCACCCACATCGAGGGCAACCACGTCTACCTGGTGTTCGCGTTCCACACGGGCGACGCGGCG
The window above is part of the Longimicrobium sp. genome. Proteins encoded here:
- the thyX gene encoding FAD-dependent thymidylate synthase, with protein sequence MQIIREPRVTLITRQEFIYPEHIDWRSDSEIAGEVVSEFAGRMCYLSFGEDVGLEGGHKSIPGRTSNEAYLGNILHVKHGSVLEHAVWTLLIEGVSRSLTHELIRHRAGFGFSQLSQRYVDESNIGFVLPPEISDGSRAYEIWVAACEQTLEGYRALLDEMSNQVGDDGPATMRKKRARQAARAVLPNCAETKIVVTGNARAWRHFMEMRGSGSADVEIRRLANAVLRTMHREAAHIFGDMHLLPHSDGTETVETPHSKV
- a CDS encoding hydroxymethylglutaryl-CoA reductase translates to MPISQHHARNVTDRLVRGRPVDEVVGLLTDTSEEERPVPPRVPGLREWSADAHARRVEFVEGLGVEIPHLTGTAPRGDASVMRGSIENYIGMAQVPVGLVGPLRVNGMHARGDFYVPLATSEGALVASHDRGAHLLTAAGGAVCLTTTEQVQRAPAFVFERMGQAAHFAAWVVGEYEALKAAVSRTTRHGRLTDVGTHIEGNHVYLVFAFHTGDAAGQNMVTFCTAALCEEILARTPVQPRYWFLESNMSGDKKATALSFIQGRGRSVTAEASIPRALVEDVLHTTPERMSDYWRVSFVAGVRTGSIGVNGHVANGIAALFLACGQDVACVSEASVGVTRLEVTDQGDLYAALSLPNLIVGSVGGGTRLPTAQECLRIMDCLGDDRASKLAEICAALTLAGELSIVGALCSGDFARAHAALGRGSPAR
- a CDS encoding SPW repeat domain-containing protein gives rise to the protein MRIPTRVHGMLDYALGALLMGLPWLLGFAEGGPETWAPVALGAGVVLYSLLTDYELGVVRKLPMPAHLWMDALGAVLLMVSPWVLGFDERVWMPHVAVGAFELLTAALTDTVPGYDRRRAAR
- a CDS encoding type II toxin-antitoxin system HicB family antitoxin is translated as MQLTAVIEREGDGFVSLCPELDIASQGDTVEEAHGNLREAVELFLECANSTEIARRLSAPRAAR
- a CDS encoding ABC transporter substrate-binding protein, with translation MRIASLLSSATEIVYALGLQEHLVAISHECDWPPQALHLPRLSRSRFDPAGLTSGEIDAEVRRCMLEFGSVYEIDVAALRDARPDVILTQAVCEVCAVPTGSVNDAVAALPFSPRVVSLDAHTVEGIFHTMQQVADAVGQPERGGQAVARLRGRLRRVEEAVAGRPRPRVLALEWLDPPFAPGHWIPEMVTMAGGDNLLGAAGARSVQIPWEQTEGLDPDRLLLLPCGYDLQASRADADRARDALARIAPGAVGAGRAAIGHSAYFSRSGPRVVEGTEALAAWLHPDAGLAAPAEPVLESWP
- the corA gene encoding magnesium/cobalt transporter CorA, producing MTAGAQLDSESILSPEYEDPTAIEPRARISAYAETVTGVHAIALTDAVAAIKRGRQGKLPEDPPLLWIDIAAPGGTEGEFLRHQLGFHPLAVEDTVRGRQRPKIDRYPGYYFLVVYSARINRERDRMALNELHAFIGDNYVITVHDHKIEELKEVLARWRAVPARYRSAGTLAHAVLDMVVDGYFPVLDHFSERVGRLEEGTDGKTRHEALQQMLSMRRELVLFRRMVGPERELIGSLLKRDIPFLEPEMLPYFQDVHDHAIRVAEEIDTLRDLLTGAMEGQLSLASNQLNETMRVMAAWSIILMAMAWIAGIYGMNFEHMPELHWPWGYAWALGLMFAVGALLFGYFRRKQWV